One Frankia alni ACN14a DNA window includes the following coding sequences:
- a CDS encoding SRPBCC family protein: MTVSVIDTGPHQISRSVLVAAPVSDLFAIVADPRRHRELDGSGTVRATVSGPPRLAAGATFSVNMKAFGLPYRITSRVTAFEEDRLIEWRHPVGHRWRWQFSPESNGSTRVTETFDYSGMGRIKATIRYYDLIRAPKANAAGIEATLTQLQARYAPPGPTTT, translated from the coding sequence ATGACCGTGTCCGTCATAGACACCGGACCGCACCAGATCAGCCGGTCGGTCCTGGTGGCCGCGCCGGTGAGCGACCTGTTCGCCATCGTGGCCGACCCGCGCCGGCACCGCGAGCTCGACGGCTCCGGCACGGTGCGGGCGACCGTCTCCGGGCCGCCGCGGCTGGCCGCGGGGGCGACCTTCTCGGTGAACATGAAGGCCTTCGGCCTGCCCTACCGGATCACCAGCAGGGTCACGGCGTTCGAGGAGGACCGCCTCATCGAATGGCGGCACCCGGTCGGCCACCGGTGGCGCTGGCAGTTCAGCCCGGAATCGAACGGATCCACCCGCGTCACCGAAACCTTCGACTACAGCGGAATGGGACGCATCAAGGCCACCATTCGCTACTACGACCTCATCCGCGCGCCGAAGGCCAACGCGGCCGGCATCGAGGCGACCCTGACCCAACTCCAGGCCCGTTACGCGCCGCCCGGCCCGACGACCACCTGA
- a CDS encoding slipin family protein, with translation MGVLIAVLVAVVVVVLVFLAASVRRVEQYEKGIVFRFGRALPAVRGPGLNMILPGADRMVKVPMRTEVLGVPAQGAITRDNVTLTVDAVVYFRVIDPMKAIVNVRDYRNAVSQVAQTSLRSVIGRADLDTLLSDREQINLQLKSVIDAPTEEPWGLRIERVEVKDIALPDSMKRSMSRQAEAERERRARVIAADGEFQASRRLSDAAEAMAATPGALQLRLLQTVVDVAAEKNSTLVMPFPVELLRFFDHANTSAANVSATSTPTATSAPTAADTTDTTAAGAVRTTEARDIVGSAEPLGARGRLRRPSTANDAPTHNGAGPAQPV, from the coding sequence ATGGGTGTTCTGATCGCCGTGCTGGTGGCGGTGGTAGTCGTGGTCCTGGTTTTTCTGGCGGCGAGTGTGCGCCGGGTGGAGCAGTACGAAAAGGGCATCGTGTTCCGGTTCGGCCGGGCGCTGCCGGCGGTGCGTGGCCCCGGCCTGAACATGATCCTTCCGGGTGCGGACCGCATGGTGAAGGTCCCCATGCGCACCGAGGTCCTCGGTGTTCCCGCCCAGGGCGCAATCACCCGGGACAACGTCACGCTGACGGTGGACGCGGTGGTCTATTTCCGGGTGATCGATCCGATGAAGGCGATCGTCAACGTCCGGGACTATCGCAACGCGGTGTCGCAGGTCGCCCAGACCTCCCTGCGGTCGGTCATCGGCCGCGCCGATCTCGACACCCTGCTGTCGGACCGCGAGCAGATCAACCTGCAGCTCAAGAGCGTCATCGACGCCCCCACCGAGGAGCCGTGGGGGCTGCGGATCGAGCGGGTCGAGGTCAAGGACATCGCCCTGCCCGACTCGATGAAGAGGTCGATGTCGCGCCAGGCGGAGGCGGAACGTGAGCGGCGTGCCCGGGTCATCGCCGCCGACGGCGAGTTCCAGGCGTCCCGCAGGCTGTCCGATGCCGCCGAGGCGATGGCCGCCACTCCCGGGGCACTGCAACTGCGGCTCCTGCAGACGGTCGTCGACGTCGCGGCGGAGAAGAACAGCACCCTCGTCATGCCGTTCCCGGTCGAACTGCTGCGCTTCTTCGACCACGCCAACACCTCCGCCGCCAACGTCTCCGCCACCAGCACCCCCACGGCCACCAGTGCCCCCACTGCCGCCGACACCACTGACACCACCGCCGCCGGCGCGGTGCGCACCACCGAGGCGAGGGACATCGTGGGAAGCGCGGAACCCCTGGGCGCACGTGGCAGGCTCCGCCGGCCATCGACGGCGAACGACGCGCCGACCCACAACGGAGCGGGTCCCGCTCAACCCGTGTGA
- a CDS encoding sensor histidine kinase, with the protein MPRFLRSLRVRLTLTVTLAVGLTLAAASVLFVIAMSRTLFGRAEAAASAEVDRVAQALVRGEPIIDRPGVPAGYITAIQVRDDAGRVIAVLPAASPGATSARPVPSARPSLQPGSAPQPGVVPRQPPPRDLRVASRTVMTPQGRRTVIAVSRLGQISQSITLVERSLELAAPLLTLVVGLLTWFAVDRSLRPIEALRVRTEAISHSTLGERLPEPTTGDEVERLARTLNEMLDRLDAGARVQREFLSDASHELRTPLAAMRAELEVSLTHRGAADWRAVAGRLHTDTRRLERLTGDLLVLARSEDLTVTRPVETLRFDEVVAGELPTVSHVELTVSLEPVEVLGVAAELARLARNLLDNADRHAVATVAVRLGTQGDRVVLTVDDDGPGVPPEQRERVFDRFFRLDVGRDRAAGSAWAWR; encoded by the coding sequence ATGCCTAGGTTCCTGCGCTCCCTGCGCGTGCGCCTGACCCTGACAGTCACGCTCGCGGTCGGCCTGACGTTGGCGGCTGCCTCCGTCCTGTTCGTCATCGCCATGTCCCGGACGCTGTTCGGACGAGCCGAGGCCGCCGCGAGCGCCGAGGTGGACCGGGTGGCGCAGGCCCTGGTCCGCGGCGAGCCGATCATCGACCGTCCCGGCGTCCCCGCCGGCTACATCACGGCGATCCAGGTCCGCGACGACGCGGGCCGGGTGATAGCGGTCCTGCCCGCGGCGTCGCCGGGTGCGACCTCGGCGCGGCCCGTCCCGTCGGCGCGCCCGTCGCTCCAGCCGGGTAGCGCGCCCCAGCCGGGTGTTGTGCCGAGGCAGCCACCGCCCCGAGACCTGCGGGTCGCCTCGCGGACGGTGATGACGCCGCAGGGCCGACGGACGGTGATCGCCGTGTCCCGGCTGGGCCAGATCTCGCAGAGCATCACCCTCGTCGAGCGGTCGCTGGAGCTGGCCGCGCCCCTGCTCACGCTGGTCGTGGGGCTGCTGACCTGGTTCGCGGTGGACCGGTCGCTGCGGCCGATCGAGGCGCTCAGGGTACGCACGGAGGCAATCAGCCATTCGACGCTGGGTGAACGCCTGCCGGAGCCGACGACGGGCGACGAGGTGGAGCGCCTCGCGCGCACCCTCAACGAGATGCTCGACCGCCTGGACGCGGGCGCCCGGGTGCAACGCGAGTTCCTCTCCGACGCCTCCCACGAGCTGCGCACCCCGCTTGCCGCGATGCGCGCGGAGCTGGAGGTCTCGCTGACCCACCGCGGCGCGGCCGACTGGCGCGCCGTCGCCGGCCGCCTGCACACCGACACCCGGCGCCTGGAACGCCTGACCGGCGACCTGCTCGTCCTCGCCCGATCCGAGGACCTGACGGTGACCCGGCCCGTCGAGACGCTGCGGTTCGACGAGGTCGTGGCGGGCGAGCTGCCGACCGTCAGCCACGTCGAGCTGACCGTGTCCCTCGAACCCGTCGAGGTCCTCGGGGTCGCGGCGGAGCTCGCCCGCCTGGCCCGCAACCTGCTCGACAACGCTGACCGCCACGCCGTCGCGACCGTGGCCGTGCGGCTCGGTACGCAGGGGGACCGGGTGGTCCTCACCGTCGACGACGACGGCCCCGGCGTCCCCCCCGAGCAGCGGGAGCGGGTGTTCGACCGCTTCTTCCGGCTGGACGTCGGCCGGGACCGAGCGGCGGGGTCGGCCTGGGCCTGGCGATGA
- a CDS encoding response regulator transcription factor, with the protein MARIVRRWAAAAVSAGAVSVSVSVAVAVAAVSVAVGEKGLRPASSSSRVVVVAVETHPSPDTGPSPDTGPPGCGRYTSKHGNGGKAGSLDGGIDAVVCAVPGIIGRRRILVVEDDLRLAEVLYSGLRAEGFDVDVVHDGLEGYWQAREGAHDVVVLDILLPSMTGYAVAARLRAEKVWTPLLMLTAKDGDYDEADGLDAGADDYLRKPFSFVVLTARLRALARRGASPRPRLLSHGGLVLDPESGDCSVGAAPVSLQPRERALLEVLLRNPGRVLSKDRLLAAVWGLDGGGEGNLVEVYVSSLRRKIGSDRIATVRGLGYRLLDPDA; encoded by the coding sequence ATGGCGCGCATCGTCCGCCGGTGGGCCGCGGCGGCGGTGTCGGCGGGGGCTGTGTCGGTGTCGGTGTCGGTGGCAGTGGCAGTGGCGGCGGTGTCGGTGGCGGTCGGGGAGAAAGGTCTCCGCCCGGCATCGTCCTCGTCTCGTGTCGTGGTCGTCGCCGTGGAGACTCACCCCTCGCCTGACACCGGCCCCTCGCCTGACACCGGCCCGCCCGGATGTGGCCGGTACACATCAAAACATGGCAATGGCGGGAAAGCGGGAAGTCTCGACGGCGGCATTGACGCCGTGGTCTGCGCCGTCCCGGGGATCATTGGGCGTAGGCGGATCCTGGTGGTCGAGGACGATCTTCGGCTGGCGGAAGTGCTGTATTCAGGCCTGCGGGCCGAAGGCTTCGACGTCGACGTCGTCCATGACGGTCTCGAGGGGTACTGGCAGGCCAGGGAAGGTGCCCATGACGTCGTCGTCCTCGACATCCTGCTTCCGTCGATGACCGGCTACGCGGTCGCCGCCCGGTTGCGTGCGGAGAAGGTCTGGACGCCGTTGCTGATGCTGACCGCGAAGGACGGCGACTACGACGAGGCGGACGGTCTGGACGCCGGCGCGGACGACTACCTGCGCAAACCGTTTTCCTTTGTGGTGCTGACGGCCCGGCTACGAGCGCTGGCCCGCCGGGGTGCCAGCCCCCGCCCGCGGCTGCTGAGCCACGGCGGCCTGGTGCTGGACCCGGAGTCGGGCGACTGCTCCGTCGGCGCTGCGCCGGTGTCGCTGCAGCCGCGCGAGCGGGCGCTGCTCGAGGTTCTGCTGCGCAACCCCGGCCGAGTGCTGTCGAAGGACCGCCTGCTGGCCGCGGTGTGGGGTCTGGACGGCGGGGGGGAGGGCAATCTTGTCGAGGTCTACGTGTCGAGCCTGCGGCGCAAGATCGGCAGCGACCGGATCGCCACCGTGCGGGGCCTCGGGTATCGCCTGCTGGACCCCGATGCCTAG
- a CDS encoding MFS transporter: MRAISGLLVGLFVSMLSTTIVTNALPTIMADLHGSATGYTWVVTAHLLAMTASMPIWGKLADLVDKKRLVQSALGVFVLGSVLAGLAGSPGMLIACRFVQGVGGGGMSALVQVAMGAIIPARDRGRYNGYVGATFAVATVTGPLVGGLVVDAPWLGWRWCFYLSLPIAALAGVLIQRTLRLPVGTREVSIDYAGALLISGGACCLLIWVSLAGGAFGWASAQTGWLVGGGVLLLAVAVAVEFRVREPMIPPRLFRDRTLVLCVVAAFCIGTVMFSTPVMLSQYFQLGQGRSPVISGLLAVPLVGAMAYASLHVGRVISRSGRWKRFLVLGCGLVLAGLLLLGLVGPTTTPVLVGLAMVPVGLGLGLVQQNVIVIAQNTAPLADLGAASATVQFIRSLGGTTGVAVLGALIAHRITDLTAAGLAADGLPVDALGDGRDIPDLDALGPPVASVVRHAYGTAVPEAFLSAIPLVVVAAVVILLIVETPLRTTVRVEPTADPAPR, translated from the coding sequence ATGCGCGCCATCTCCGGTCTGCTGGTCGGGCTGTTCGTCTCGATGCTGTCGACCACGATCGTGACGAACGCGCTGCCGACCATCATGGCCGACCTGCACGGCAGCGCCACCGGCTATACCTGGGTGGTCACCGCCCACCTGCTCGCGATGACGGCCAGCATGCCGATCTGGGGCAAGCTCGCGGACCTGGTCGACAAGAAGCGGCTGGTCCAGTCGGCGCTCGGCGTGTTCGTCCTCGGCTCCGTGCTCGCCGGGCTGGCCGGCTCACCCGGAATGCTGATCGCCTGCCGGTTCGTCCAGGGCGTCGGCGGCGGCGGGATGTCCGCCCTGGTCCAGGTGGCGATGGGCGCGATCATCCCGGCCCGGGACCGGGGCAGGTACAACGGCTACGTGGGGGCGACCTTCGCGGTGGCCACGGTCACCGGGCCCCTCGTCGGCGGACTCGTCGTCGACGCCCCCTGGCTGGGCTGGCGCTGGTGCTTCTACCTGAGCCTGCCGATCGCGGCGCTCGCCGGTGTGCTGATCCAGCGCACGCTGCGGCTGCCCGTCGGTACCCGCGAGGTCTCCATCGACTACGCCGGCGCCCTGCTGATCTCCGGCGGCGCGTGCTGCCTGCTGATCTGGGTCTCGCTGGCCGGGGGCGCCTTCGGCTGGGCCTCGGCGCAGACCGGCTGGCTGGTCGGCGGCGGCGTGCTCCTGCTGGCCGTCGCGGTGGCGGTGGAGTTCCGGGTCCGCGAGCCGATGATCCCACCCCGCCTGTTCCGCGACCGCACCCTCGTGCTCTGCGTGGTCGCGGCCTTCTGCATCGGGACCGTGATGTTCTCGACCCCGGTCATGCTCAGCCAGTACTTCCAGCTCGGGCAGGGCCGATCCCCGGTGATCTCCGGGCTGCTCGCGGTTCCCCTGGTCGGCGCGATGGCCTACGCCTCGCTCCACGTGGGCCGGGTGATCTCGCGATCCGGGCGCTGGAAGCGCTTCCTCGTCCTCGGCTGCGGGCTCGTGCTCGCCGGCCTGCTGCTGCTCGGGCTGGTCGGCCCGACGACGACGCCGGTGCTCGTCGGGCTCGCCATGGTGCCGGTCGGCCTCGGCCTGGGTCTGGTCCAGCAGAACGTCATCGTGATCGCCCAGAACACCGCCCCGCTGGCCGATCTCGGGGCCGCGAGCGCGACCGTGCAGTTCATCCGCAGCCTCGGCGGAACGACCGGCGTCGCCGTCCTCGGCGCACTGATCGCGCACCGGATCACCGACCTGACCGCCGCCGGGCTGGCGGCCGACGGCCTACCCGTGGACGCCCTGGGAGACGGCCGGGACATCCCGGATCTTGACGCGCTCGGCCCTCCGGTGGCCTCCGTCGTCCGCCACGCCTACGGTACGGCGGTTCCCGAGGCCTTCCTGAGCGCGATTCCGCTCGTCGTCGTGGCCGCGGTCGTCATCCTGCTCATCGTCGAGACCCCGCTGCGCACCACGGTGCGGGTCGAGCCCACCGCCGACCCCGCGCCTCGCTGA
- a CDS encoding EAL domain-containing protein has product MELLGILRRHLRMDLAYLARADGDDLVIQVLNGPGGQFGLATGARVRPDPRFYRSLLAGTLPKVIPDTGRDPFLVDTPLVTRLGIGCYAATVVTDTKGKVFGVLGCISREPRPYLRERDSRFLGLAAEYLSDAVIDLHRIWEARSRVWSSISEMIDAGGPKIVYQPIVDLTTGRTAAVEALSRFPHEPGLPHEPRRPPRGPSSWYFDAMTIGLSAELELAAIRRALRVLPQLPAGVCLTVNASPATITSGLLDVLHEEQTCRRLVVEITEHEYFCDDAEVLRAVRDLRARGVRIAADDTGTGYAGLEQLIELHPDIVKLDYLVTHGMDADPARRATAAALVMISREFGGCVIAEGIQTPAELHTALDVHIPYGQGFLLGAPTPTPSLACAGGADTGRGRRSGGLRPGGSGGRAGPPAGRRATTRRR; this is encoded by the coding sequence ATGGAACTGCTCGGGATACTGCGCCGTCACCTGCGGATGGATCTCGCCTATCTCGCTCGGGCGGACGGCGACGATCTGGTCATCCAGGTGCTCAACGGACCAGGCGGACAGTTCGGGCTGGCAACGGGGGCCAGGGTCCGCCCCGATCCCCGGTTCTACCGCAGCCTGCTGGCCGGCACGCTGCCGAAGGTGATTCCCGACACCGGACGGGATCCCTTCCTGGTCGACACGCCGCTCGTGACGAGGCTGGGCATCGGGTGCTATGCGGCGACGGTGGTGACCGACACCAAGGGCAAGGTGTTCGGAGTGCTCGGCTGCATCAGCCGTGAGCCGCGGCCGTACCTGCGGGAGCGCGACAGCCGCTTCCTGGGGCTGGCCGCCGAGTACCTCAGCGACGCCGTCATCGACCTGCACCGGATCTGGGAGGCACGCAGCCGGGTCTGGTCCAGCATCAGCGAGATGATCGACGCCGGCGGCCCGAAGATCGTCTACCAGCCCATCGTGGACCTGACAACCGGTCGCACCGCCGCGGTGGAGGCGCTGTCCCGATTCCCCCATGAGCCCGGGCTACCCCACGAGCCCCGCAGGCCGCCTCGAGGCCCGTCGAGCTGGTACTTCGACGCCATGACGATCGGCCTGAGCGCCGAACTGGAGCTGGCCGCGATCCGGCGGGCGCTGCGCGTGCTGCCCCAGCTGCCCGCCGGCGTCTGCCTCACGGTCAACGCCTCGCCGGCCACCATCACCTCCGGGCTGCTCGACGTCCTCCACGAGGAGCAGACCTGCCGGCGCCTGGTCGTCGAGATCACCGAGCACGAGTACTTCTGCGACGACGCCGAGGTCCTGCGCGCCGTACGGGACCTGCGCGCACGCGGCGTGCGGATCGCCGCCGACGACACCGGGACCGGCTACGCGGGGCTGGAGCAGCTCATCGAGCTGCATCCGGACATCGTGAAGCTCGACTATCTGGTCACCCACGGGATGGACGCCGACCCGGCCCGCCGGGCGACCGCCGCCGCCCTCGTCATGATCAGTAGGGAGTTCGGCGGCTGCGTCATCGCGGAGGGCATCCAGACCCCCGCCGAGCTGCACACCGCTCTCGACGTGCACATCCCCTACGGCCAGGGATTTCTTCTCGGCGCCCCGACCCCCACCCCCTCCCTCGCCTGCGCGGGAGGCGCGGACACCGGTCGGGGGCGGCGGTCGGGAGGGCTCAGGCCAGGCGGGAGCGGGGGGCGCGCAGGCCCTCCAGCCGGGCGACGCGCCACGACCAGGCGACGGTGA
- a CDS encoding DUF3159 domain-containing protein produces MGEPGSAPVTDLAAVQLPRPRSIAKHAVPHLVEATVIPAALFLVFLHLGGLTLAALTAVAWGYVALGRRVVRRQRIPALLILSSVGLTVRTVIVIINGNAFLYFLQPVIVAGVIGMIFLLSALTPRPLVHRLAGDFCPLPAGVTERIGVRRLFLGLTLLWAAVNLGNAAFTFWLLVSQSTAVFVAIRGVTGTAVTATAVAITVAWSWRVARLEGLRAPRSRLA; encoded by the coding sequence GTGGGCGAGCCGGGCTCCGCGCCCGTGACCGACCTGGCCGCCGTCCAGTTGCCCCGGCCCAGAAGCATCGCGAAACACGCGGTGCCGCATCTGGTCGAGGCGACGGTCATCCCCGCGGCGCTTTTCCTGGTCTTTCTGCATCTCGGTGGTCTCACCCTCGCCGCGCTGACGGCCGTGGCCTGGGGCTATGTCGCCCTGGGCCGCCGCGTCGTGCGCCGGCAACGCATCCCCGCCCTGCTGATCCTCTCCTCGGTCGGGCTCACCGTCCGCACGGTGATTGTGATCATCAACGGCAATGCGTTCCTCTACTTCCTGCAGCCGGTGATCGTCGCGGGGGTGATCGGCATGATCTTCCTGTTGTCGGCGTTGACCCCCCGGCCCCTGGTCCACCGGTTGGCCGGCGACTTCTGCCCGCTGCCCGCGGGCGTCACCGAGCGGATCGGTGTGCGCCGGCTGTTCCTCGGCCTGACCCTGCTGTGGGCCGCGGTGAATCTCGGCAACGCCGCCTTCACCTTCTGGCTGCTGGTGTCGCAGTCCACCGCCGTGTTCGTGGCGATCCGCGGGGTCACCGGCACGGCCGTGACCGCGACCGCCGTGGCGATCACCGTCGCCTGGTCGTGGCGCGTCGCCCGGCTGGAGGGCCTGCGCGCCCCCCGCTCCCGCCTGGCCTGA
- a CDS encoding PKD domain-containing protein gives MGAIDLSGYEVTDAFFGAPFIEVDEQRERPSPHRFVQGGFAGTDTEFAFYLPPAEYYTGRMFQPLEGGNGGHAVTFGGGILGEMFQRIDMSARLGGYMVESNQGHKGDDYDPKAGEDPTLYGHRASAEAARLSKYVAAQVYGSAPHHSYVWGGSGGGRRSPLCLENAPGVWDGCMPSTSGGEIAEPGNTERVKAGSIMSFGQMFNVQRLLGRDRIIALADRMAPGGSGDPFAGLGTHEREELASLYRQGFPRGNEFMISEPMGQMWLWTSLADELHREDPDYFANFWTKPGYVGHDSPELVEADLIHQTGRVVRTLSARDLNESADFAGPEFQTMRILAAIVGAGGEAYEFPYAVEIEGLKGGYRVGAGVKVLTGKAAGRSLYATGAAGDVFACDGQGDANVLRFTGVEPGDEVLVDNRRFLAYCYFARHHVMADPAFAHLLVDGRPIYPQHPVPRMSSLMGVCYSGQYEGKVLWLHHTHDSSVWPAWGTLYDRAVRQAQGEAGARANFRIRWTEYAEHGPYGMVPPEPNRVAATRLIDFRGITEQSMIDLIDWVENGVEPNGSHYTFVDGRVHLPSSAAQRGGIQPVASVTANGGARADVGVGEPVTLTVTAAVPPGAGRIIAVEWDFDGTGTYPLRHAGIDGTAAELTVSTTHAYDRPGTYFATARVTSHRTGDVAAQRCRIETIAQARTVVAAPAAPAPSAAGTEA, from the coding sequence ATGGGCGCTATCGATCTGTCCGGGTACGAGGTCACCGACGCCTTCTTCGGGGCGCCGTTCATCGAGGTGGACGAGCAGCGTGAACGCCCGTCGCCGCACCGTTTCGTGCAGGGCGGCTTCGCGGGTACCGACACGGAGTTCGCCTTCTATCTCCCGCCCGCCGAGTACTACACGGGCCGCATGTTCCAGCCGCTGGAAGGCGGCAACGGCGGTCACGCGGTCACCTTCGGCGGCGGCATTCTCGGCGAGATGTTCCAACGCATCGACATGAGCGCCCGCCTCGGCGGCTACATGGTCGAGTCGAACCAGGGCCACAAGGGCGACGACTACGACCCGAAGGCCGGGGAGGATCCGACGCTCTACGGCCACCGGGCCAGTGCCGAGGCCGCGCGGCTGTCCAAGTACGTCGCCGCCCAGGTGTACGGCAGCGCCCCTCATCACAGCTACGTCTGGGGCGGCAGCGGCGGCGGGCGGCGTTCCCCGCTCTGCCTGGAGAACGCGCCCGGCGTGTGGGACGGGTGCATGCCGTCGACCAGCGGCGGTGAGATCGCCGAGCCCGGCAACACCGAGCGGGTCAAGGCCGGCAGCATCATGTCCTTCGGCCAGATGTTCAACGTCCAACGGCTGCTCGGTCGCGACCGGATCATCGCACTGGCGGACCGGATGGCGCCGGGCGGCAGCGGCGACCCGTTCGCGGGGCTCGGCACGCACGAGCGCGAGGAGCTGGCGTCGCTGTACCGGCAGGGCTTCCCCCGCGGCAACGAGTTCATGATCAGCGAGCCGATGGGCCAGATGTGGCTGTGGACCTCGCTGGCCGACGAGCTGCACCGCGAGGACCCGGACTACTTCGCGAACTTCTGGACGAAGCCGGGCTACGTCGGTCACGACTCCCCCGAGCTGGTCGAGGCGGACCTGATCCACCAGACCGGACGGGTCGTGCGCACCCTGTCGGCCCGCGACCTGAACGAGTCGGCCGACTTCGCCGGACCCGAGTTTCAGACCATGCGGATCCTGGCGGCGATCGTCGGCGCCGGCGGCGAGGCGTACGAGTTCCCCTACGCCGTCGAGATCGAGGGGCTCAAGGGCGGTTACCGCGTCGGCGCCGGCGTGAAGGTCCTGACCGGGAAGGCCGCGGGACGGTCGCTGTACGCCACCGGCGCCGCCGGGGACGTCTTCGCCTGCGACGGCCAGGGCGACGCGAACGTCCTGCGGTTCACCGGGGTCGAGCCGGGCGACGAGGTGCTCGTCGACAACCGCAGGTTCCTCGCCTACTGCTACTTCGCCCGCCACCACGTCATGGCCGATCCCGCGTTCGCGCACCTGCTCGTCGACGGCCGGCCGATCTACCCGCAGCACCCCGTGCCGCGGATGTCCTCGCTGATGGGCGTCTGCTACTCGGGCCAGTACGAGGGCAAGGTGCTCTGGCTGCACCACACCCACGACTCGTCGGTCTGGCCCGCGTGGGGCACCCTGTACGACCGGGCCGTGCGCCAGGCCCAGGGCGAGGCGGGCGCGCGGGCGAACTTCCGCATCCGTTGGACCGAGTACGCCGAGCACGGCCCGTACGGCATGGTCCCGCCGGAACCGAACCGGGTGGCGGCGACTCGGCTGATCGACTTCCGCGGCATCACCGAGCAGTCGATGATCGACCTGATCGACTGGGTGGAGAACGGCGTCGAGCCGAACGGCAGCCACTACACGTTCGTCGACGGCCGCGTGCACCTGCCGTCGAGCGCGGCGCAGCGGGGCGGCATCCAGCCGGTCGCGTCGGTCACGGCGAACGGCGGGGCCCGGGCCGACGTCGGCGTGGGCGAGCCGGTGACCCTGACGGTCACCGCCGCCGTCCCGCCGGGCGCCGGGCGGATCATCGCGGTCGAGTGGGACTTCGACGGCACCGGCACCTACCCGTTGCGCCACGCCGGGATCGACGGCACCGCCGCCGAGCTGACGGTCTCGACCACGCACGCCTACGACCGGCCGGGCACGTACTTCGCCACCGCGCGCGTGACGTCCCACCGCACCGGCGACGTGGCCGCGCAGCGGTGCCGGATCGAGACGATCGCCCAGGCCCGCACCGTCGTCGCCGCGCCCGCCGCGCCCGCCCCGTCCGCCGCCGGGACGGAGGCCTAG
- a CDS encoding SDR family NAD(P)-dependent oxidoreductase, whose product MAGSLKGKIVLITGTGSGMGRAGALRFAAAGATVVGADLNAEGNAETEALVTAAGGRMLGTAPVDLGDYAACKRWVDAAVRTHGRIDVLWNNASACVFATIEAMTVEQWDFSIRNELSIVFLVTKAAWPHLTASAGAGADARPVVINTASVAGHGGGPGGIAHSATKAAVLAMTHVIAAEGAPYGIRAVSISPGAMDTPGSAEQLALPGAREALLSHALVPRLGDPDEVARAAVFLASADASFITGADLLVDGGLTNHG is encoded by the coding sequence ATGGCGGGTTCACTGAAGGGCAAGATCGTCCTGATTACGGGTACCGGCAGCGGCATGGGCCGGGCCGGGGCGCTGCGGTTCGCCGCCGCCGGCGCCACCGTCGTCGGCGCCGACCTGAACGCCGAGGGCAACGCCGAGACCGAGGCCCTGGTGACGGCGGCCGGCGGTCGGATGCTCGGCACGGCGCCGGTCGACCTCGGCGACTACGCCGCGTGCAAGCGCTGGGTCGACGCAGCCGTGCGGACCCACGGTCGCATCGACGTGCTGTGGAACAACGCCTCGGCGTGCGTGTTCGCCACCATCGAGGCGATGACGGTCGAGCAGTGGGACTTCTCGATCCGCAACGAGCTGAGCATCGTCTTTCTCGTCACCAAGGCGGCCTGGCCGCACCTGACCGCCAGCGCCGGTGCCGGCGCGGACGCACGACCCGTGGTGATCAACACGGCGTCGGTGGCCGGGCACGGCGGTGGCCCGGGCGGAATCGCACATTCGGCGACCAAGGCCGCCGTCCTCGCGATGACGCACGTCATCGCGGCCGAGGGTGCGCCCTACGGCATCCGCGCCGTCAGCATCAGCCCCGGCGCGATGGACACCCCGGGCTCGGCCGAGCAGCTCGCCCTGCCCGGCGCCCGGGAGGCGCTGCTGAGCCACGCGCTCGTCCCCCGCCTCGGGGATCCGGACGAGGTGGCCCGGGCCGCGGTCTTCCTCGCCTCCGCCGACGCCTCCTTCATCACCGGCGCCGACCTTCTCGTCGACGGCGGCCTGACCAACCACGGCTGA